Proteins encoded in a region of the Geobacillus genomosp. 3 genome:
- a CDS encoding acetyl-CoA C-acetyltransferase: protein MYTEIVLLEGARTPFAKFCGSFRDISATDLGAIAAREAIKKARIEPEEIDHVVFGNVQQSSRDAHLLARHVGLKAEVPIDVPAVTVNRLCGTGLEAIIMAARLIVTGEANVVLAGGTENMSQVPHVIRGMRWGTALGSPTVEDWLWDGLYDTVGGCSMAITAENLAKKYHITREEVDQHALRSHERALAAIEQGYFRQEIVPVPVKGKKGETTVDTDEHPRKTSLEQLQALQPRFLENGVVTPGNASGMNDGAAAVIVASAEYAAKRGLKPLARLVSWGVVGVEPQYMGIGPVPAIRQALDKANLSIDDLDLIEINEAFSAQYLACQKELGFSDDKGNVNGGAVALGHPLAASGTRITLTLVYELARRGKKYGASSLCIGGGQGIAAIWERL from the coding sequence ATGTATACGGAGATTGTATTGCTTGAAGGAGCGCGCACACCATTTGCCAAATTTTGTGGTTCGTTTCGCGATATTTCTGCAACCGATCTCGGGGCCATTGCGGCGCGGGAAGCGATAAAAAAAGCAAGAATCGAGCCGGAAGAAATCGACCATGTCGTATTTGGCAACGTGCAACAGTCAAGCCGTGACGCCCATTTGCTGGCGCGCCACGTCGGTTTGAAGGCAGAGGTGCCGATCGACGTGCCGGCCGTGACGGTGAACCGACTGTGCGGAACGGGGCTCGAGGCGATTATTATGGCGGCGCGCCTAATTGTAACCGGGGAAGCGAACGTTGTGCTGGCGGGAGGCACTGAAAACATGAGCCAAGTGCCGCATGTCATTCGCGGCATGCGCTGGGGGACGGCATTAGGGAGCCCGACGGTCGAGGATTGGCTTTGGGATGGGCTGTACGACACGGTTGGCGGCTGCAGCATGGCCATCACTGCGGAAAATTTAGCGAAAAAATATCATATTACCCGCGAAGAAGTAGACCAACACGCCCTCCGCAGCCATGAGCGGGCGCTGGCAGCCATCGAACAAGGGTACTTCCGCCAAGAAATCGTTCCTGTACCGGTAAAAGGGAAGAAAGGAGAAACGACGGTTGATACAGACGAACACCCGCGCAAAACGAGCTTAGAGCAGCTGCAAGCCCTGCAACCGCGCTTTTTGGAAAACGGCGTCGTGACGCCAGGCAATGCGAGCGGAATGAACGATGGAGCGGCAGCAGTGATCGTTGCTTCGGCAGAATACGCGGCCAAACGCGGCTTAAAACCGCTCGCCCGCCTCGTTTCGTGGGGGGTCGTCGGCGTTGAGCCGCAATACATGGGAATCGGCCCAGTTCCAGCGATTCGACAAGCGCTCGATAAAGCGAATTTATCAATCGATGACCTCGACTTAATCGAAATCAACGAAGCATTTTCGGCCCAATATTTAGCTTGCCAAAAAGAATTGGGCTTTAGCGATGACAAAGGCAACGTCAACGGCGGGGCGGTCGCGCTTGGCCATCCGTTGGCCGCTTCGGGGACACGGATTACGTTGACGCTCGTTTATGAGTTGGCCAGAAGAGGAAAGAAATATGGCGCTTCCTCGCTATGCATCGGCGGCGGCCAAGGCATTGCGGCGATTTGGGAGAGATTGTAA
- a CDS encoding MFS transporter: MQKMNVESIEQRTIQKTISRILPFVLILYIVAYLDRVNLGYAALDMNAELALSAEVFGLLSGIFFIGYFLFEVPSNMILHKVGARVWIARIMITWGVIVILTGFVQSAAHLYILRFLLGVAEAGFFPGILLYFTYWFRKRERAIATSVLILALPIGSVIGAPLSTWIMDVVQWGGLSGWRWMFILEGIPAVVLGIITLFYLTERPKQAKWLKKEEREWLEGELEKEREESRLVNKTSKKEMLKDSRVWMLTLVYFADYTAMYGLGFWLPSIVKSFTENVSSNLQIGWISMIPALVGAISLLLMGWNASRTNSHRAHVTVSLFIAFIGFLASAFATSSTVMIICLSFAAIGLYGFAGVYMAYMTFFFTESTAPVGIALVNSLASLGGFLGPMIFGFVTVKTGMLLLAGLAVIGAYTALVLKSRQSVNLHVEPKFESN; the protein is encoded by the coding sequence ATGCAAAAGATGAATGTCGAGTCGATAGAACAAAGAACTATCCAAAAGACGATTTCGAGGATTTTACCGTTTGTTTTGATTTTATATATTGTTGCCTACTTAGACCGTGTCAATCTAGGATATGCCGCGCTTGATATGAATGCAGAGCTAGCTCTTTCGGCGGAAGTGTTTGGTCTGTTATCAGGGATATTTTTTATCGGATATTTTCTGTTTGAAGTGCCAAGCAACATGATTTTGCATAAGGTGGGCGCCAGAGTATGGATTGCCCGCATTATGATTACATGGGGAGTAATTGTTATCTTAACCGGGTTTGTACAATCAGCCGCTCATCTATATATCTTGCGTTTCTTATTAGGGGTTGCGGAAGCAGGATTTTTCCCCGGGATTCTTTTGTATTTCACTTATTGGTTTCGAAAGCGGGAACGGGCGATTGCCACTTCTGTTTTAATACTGGCATTGCCGATCGGATCCGTTATCGGCGCTCCATTATCGACATGGATTATGGATGTTGTTCAATGGGGCGGGTTGTCCGGTTGGAGATGGATGTTCATTTTAGAAGGAATTCCGGCTGTTGTGTTGGGCATCATCACATTATTTTATTTGACGGAGAGACCGAAACAGGCCAAATGGTTGAAGAAGGAAGAAAGGGAGTGGCTTGAAGGGGAACTCGAAAAAGAGCGAGAAGAAAGCAGGCTTGTCAATAAAACATCGAAGAAGGAAATGTTGAAGGATAGTAGAGTTTGGATGTTGACACTAGTTTACTTTGCGGATTACACTGCCATGTACGGACTAGGTTTTTGGCTCCCATCCATCGTAAAATCGTTTACGGAAAATGTTTCATCCAATTTACAAATTGGTTGGATCAGCATGATTCCTGCGTTAGTCGGTGCGATTTCCTTGCTGTTGATGGGCTGGAACGCAAGCAGGACGAATTCCCATCGGGCGCATGTCACCGTGAGTCTTTTCATTGCTTTCATAGGCTTTCTTGCGAGTGCTTTTGCCACAAGCTCTACGGTGATGATTATTTGCCTGTCCTTTGCGGCGATCGGTTTATATGGTTTTGCCGGTGTATATATGGCGTACATGACGTTCTTTTTCACAGAGTCGACCGCTCCAGTAGGAATTGCGCTCGTGAATTCTTTAGCTTCATTAGGGGGATTCCTTGGACCGATGATATTCGGATTCGTTACGGTGAAAACCGGGATGCTTTTGTTAGCGGGCTTGGCTGTTATCGGTGCGTATACAGCTTTGGTTTTGAAAAGCAGACAGTCGGTGAACCTCCACGTAGAACCTAAGTTTGAGAGCAACTAG
- a CDS encoding ABC transporter substrate-binding protein, with protein MRRKVSFIVLAILLTVLSACGNSAIQSTAQKEEEAPKDDGTIKIGALLPKSGVYASLGKNLEMGMELYFESIGWKVAGKDIQLIVEDTEADPQVGLRKARKLIDQDQVHLLTGTVSTAVAYAIRDEVDKKKMPFLVSHAGGNDLTRSKRSDYIWRSSFSSWQIGHSLGQWAYDHIGKTVYIAAADYAFGREVSAAFKEAYTAAGGKVVGEVYPPLENNDYSSYLTTIKNAKADAVYAFFAGSDAVKFVQQYEQFGLKKDKKLIGSGWLVSEDVRGQQGNAGVGTVSSIFWEYHLDTKENKEFVSAFEKTYNARPTIEALEGYDAARIIAEALEKTGGDASDPDKVVEAISNVQFVSPRGPIQFDKETHHIIQNMYITETILVNGKAENKVIEVVEKVKDPGQ; from the coding sequence ATGAGAAGGAAAGTTTCTTTCATCGTGCTAGCCATTTTGTTAACGGTGTTGTCGGCTTGCGGCAACAGTGCCATCCAGTCGACAGCGCAGAAAGAAGAGGAAGCGCCTAAGGACGATGGAACGATTAAAATTGGTGCTCTTTTGCCGAAATCAGGTGTATATGCGTCTCTAGGGAAAAATTTGGAGATGGGAATGGAGCTCTATTTTGAAAGCATCGGTTGGAAAGTCGCCGGAAAGGATATTCAGCTTATCGTGGAAGATACGGAGGCCGACCCACAAGTGGGTCTTAGAAAAGCAAGAAAGTTGATCGATCAAGACCAAGTGCATTTGTTGACAGGCACCGTCAGTACGGCGGTGGCTTACGCCATTCGGGATGAAGTGGATAAGAAAAAGATGCCATTTCTCGTCTCCCATGCAGGGGGCAATGATTTGACAAGAAGCAAACGAAGCGATTACATTTGGAGATCGTCGTTTTCTTCGTGGCAGATCGGCCATTCACTTGGTCAGTGGGCATACGATCATATCGGAAAGACGGTGTATATTGCCGCGGCCGATTATGCGTTTGGCCGTGAGGTTTCCGCTGCATTTAAAGAAGCGTATACAGCAGCGGGCGGAAAAGTGGTCGGAGAGGTATATCCGCCTTTAGAAAACAATGATTACTCTTCGTATTTGACAACGATCAAAAACGCTAAAGCAGATGCGGTATACGCCTTCTTTGCCGGCAGCGATGCGGTTAAGTTTGTGCAGCAATACGAACAATTCGGGCTGAAAAAGGACAAAAAATTAATTGGCTCCGGTTGGCTTGTGTCTGAAGATGTCCGAGGCCAGCAAGGAAACGCGGGAGTCGGGACGGTGTCATCGATTTTCTGGGAGTATCATTTAGATACGAAAGAGAATAAAGAGTTTGTCAGCGCCTTTGAGAAAACATACAATGCCCGTCCGACGATTGAAGCGCTAGAAGGCTATGATGCAGCGAGAATTATCGCTGAAGCGTTGGAGAAGACTGGCGGCGATGCTTCCGACCCCGATAAAGTCGTTGAGGCGATTTCCAACGTTCAGTTTGTGAGCCCGCGGGGGCCCATTCAGTTTGATAAAGAAACTCATCATATTATCCAAAATATGTATATCACTGAAACGATTCTAGTAAATGGGAAAGCGGAAAATAAAGTGATTGAAGTCGTTGAGAAAGTGAAAGATCCTGGACAATAA
- a CDS encoding ABC transporter ATP-binding protein: MLNVYHLNAFYGDSHILHNVSLTVEKGNVTVLLGRNGMGKTTTIHSIMGMVPAKTGKVVLEQTEIQNKASFQIARLGIGLVPQGRRIFPNLTVKENLLTTYRPVENGWTLDKIYAMFPRLQERESSMGGDLSGGEQQMLSIGRALLTNPKVLLLDEPSEGLSPLMVQEVTGIIRQLKQQGLTIFLVEQNLAMALELADFVYILNKGSIVFGGAPDELNADVKNKYLLLSS, from the coding sequence GTGCTTAACGTTTATCACTTAAATGCGTTTTACGGAGACAGCCATATCCTTCACAATGTTTCGTTAACGGTTGAAAAGGGAAACGTGACCGTTCTGTTAGGGAGGAACGGAATGGGAAAGACGACAACGATCCATTCCATTATGGGAATGGTTCCGGCGAAAACGGGGAAGGTCGTATTGGAACAGACCGAAATCCAAAATAAAGCCAGCTTCCAAATAGCGCGGCTTGGGATTGGTCTTGTTCCGCAAGGAAGAAGAATTTTCCCGAATTTAACGGTGAAAGAAAATTTGTTGACAACATACCGCCCGGTGGAGAATGGATGGACGTTGGATAAAATATACGCCATGTTCCCCCGCTTACAAGAAAGGGAGTCATCGATGGGCGGCGATTTAAGCGGTGGAGAGCAGCAAATGCTTTCGATCGGCAGGGCGCTATTGACCAATCCGAAAGTGCTGCTTCTTGATGAGCCGTCAGAAGGGTTGTCTCCGTTGATGGTGCAAGAAGTGACGGGAATTATTCGTCAATTGAAACAACAAGGACTGACTATCTTTTTGGTCGAGCAAAACTTAGCCATGGCGTTGGAGCTGGCTGATTTTGTCTACATTTTGAATAAAGGGTCCATTGTGTTTGGCGGAGCGCCTGATGAGTTGAATGCCGACGTCAAAAACAAATATTTACTGCTGAGTTCGTAG
- a CDS encoding ABC transporter ATP-binding protein, protein MEKDVILRVESISKHFGGLQIIKDVSLSVRKGERIGIIGPNGAGKTTFFNLLTGDLLPTGGKIHYKGREITNMPNFKRAQEGIVRTFQKNNLLNELTVLDNLLLVLQRKRGMANVWFKPRNARRSPALFEEAEHLLRTWGLGKIANEQVKTLSYGEQRQVEILLGIAMEPDVLLLDEPTAGMSQAETTYIVQLLHQLPKDITVMVIEHDLDVVFGMAERMIVLYNGYILIDGSPDEVRSDERVNEIYIGKGKTVGA, encoded by the coding sequence ATGGAAAAAGATGTGATATTACGTGTCGAAAGTATCAGCAAACATTTCGGCGGTTTGCAAATTATTAAAGACGTATCCCTCAGCGTGAGAAAAGGTGAACGAATTGGAATAATCGGTCCGAACGGGGCAGGAAAAACGACGTTTTTTAACCTATTGACAGGAGATCTCCTTCCTACCGGAGGCAAGATCCATTATAAAGGAAGAGAAATTACCAACATGCCGAATTTTAAAAGAGCGCAAGAGGGGATTGTGCGCACATTTCAGAAAAATAACTTGCTGAATGAATTGACTGTGCTCGATAATTTGTTATTAGTATTGCAGCGGAAACGCGGAATGGCAAATGTATGGTTCAAACCGAGAAACGCCCGTCGCTCGCCGGCATTGTTTGAGGAGGCAGAACATTTACTCCGGACGTGGGGGCTCGGAAAGATTGCAAACGAACAGGTAAAAACGTTGTCATATGGCGAGCAACGGCAGGTGGAAATTTTGCTTGGCATTGCGATGGAGCCCGATGTGCTGTTGCTTGATGAGCCGACAGCGGGCATGTCCCAAGCCGAAACCACTTACATTGTCCAGTTGCTTCACCAGTTGCCAAAAGACATTACCGTGATGGTGATCGAACATGACCTCGATGTCGTGTTTGGAATGGCCGAGCGCATGATTGTGTTGTATAACGGCTATATTTTAATCGATGGATCTCCCGATGAAGTGCGGAGCGATGAGCGGGTCAATGAAATTTATATCGGGAAGGGGAAAACGGTCGGTGCTTAA
- a CDS encoding IS110 family transposase translates to MNCTQNQKINQVTEHTLVVGIDIAKRTHYACFVDDRGRVLRKSFPIFQSKEGFQQLYEAIQEGRKAFGKSQVIVAVEPTGHYWLNLAYFLEENGIPLVMVNPAHVCRSKELDDNLPTKHDAKDALVIARLAKDGRFLVPRLLHEIEADLRVGSTLKEKLRKEQAAVKNAIIRWTDRYFPEFWTVFRDLGKTALAVLEWTPLPADMAGRTAEELLEAYRQSEGLKCPQKAKIQALIDAAKGSIGVTEGTTMARFEIAALVRQYRQFEAEIAALDAELKALVQTTMEYQWLKTVDGLGDATIIDLLAEIGSFAHYRDPRQLVKLAGLTLKENSSGQRKGQKHISKRGRKRLRSVLFRAVIPLIRHNEAFRELHEYYTTRPVNPLTGKQSIVALCRKLLNVLFAICTKKQAFDAERMRQDVLSHVPHRAA, encoded by the coding sequence ATGAATTGTACACAAAATCAGAAAATCAATCAAGTCACGGAACACACATTGGTCGTGGGCATCGATATCGCGAAACGAACCCACTACGCCTGCTTCGTGGATGACCGGGGGCGCGTGCTTCGCAAGTCGTTCCCGATCTTCCAGTCGAAAGAGGGGTTTCAACAGCTGTATGAAGCGATTCAGGAGGGGAGGAAAGCGTTCGGGAAGTCACAGGTGATCGTCGCTGTGGAGCCGACCGGGCACTACTGGTTGAACCTGGCCTACTTCCTCGAGGAAAACGGGATCCCGCTGGTCATGGTCAACCCGGCGCATGTGTGCCGGTCGAAAGAACTCGATGACAACCTGCCGACGAAACACGACGCCAAAGACGCCCTGGTCATCGCCAGGCTGGCGAAAGACGGGCGATTCCTCGTCCCCCGGCTGCTGCACGAGATCGAAGCGGATTTGCGCGTCGGGAGCACGCTCAAAGAGAAGCTCCGGAAGGAACAGGCGGCGGTGAAAAACGCGATCATCCGTTGGACGGATCGGTATTTTCCAGAGTTTTGGACCGTGTTTCGCGACCTGGGGAAAACAGCGCTGGCGGTGCTGGAGTGGACGCCGCTTCCGGCCGATATGGCGGGTCGGACCGCCGAGGAGCTTCTGGAGGCGTACCGGCAAAGCGAAGGGCTGAAATGCCCGCAGAAAGCGAAAATTCAGGCGTTGATCGACGCCGCGAAGGGCTCGATTGGGGTGACGGAAGGGACGACGATGGCCCGGTTTGAGATCGCCGCGCTCGTCCGCCAATACCGCCAGTTCGAGGCCGAAATCGCAGCGTTGGACGCCGAGTTGAAGGCATTGGTTCAAACAACGATGGAGTATCAATGGCTGAAAACGGTCGACGGGTTGGGAGATGCCACGATCATCGATCTGCTGGCGGAGATCGGCAGTTTTGCCCACTATCGGGACCCGCGTCAATTGGTGAAGTTGGCGGGCCTGACGCTCAAGGAGAACTCCTCCGGCCAGCGCAAAGGGCAAAAGCACATCTCGAAGCGGGGACGGAAACGGCTGCGATCGGTGCTGTTTCGGGCGGTGATTCCGCTGATCCGGCACAATGAGGCGTTTCGCGAGCTGCATGAGTACTATACGACCCGGCCCGTCAACCCGCTGACCGGAAAGCAGTCCATCGTCGCGTTATGCCGAAAGCTGTTGAATGTGCTGTTTGCGATTTGCACGAAGAAACAAGCGTTTGACGCGGAGCGAATGAGGCAGGACGTCTTGTCCCATGTTCCACACCGGGCGGCCTAA
- a CDS encoding acyl-CoA dehydrogenase family protein, producing the protein MARIKEYKGGRFIHEHVAAKDVFTPEDFTPEHRMLADMTEKFIMKEVMPALENIEAQQFDEAVRLLKKAGELGLLGADIPERYGGQHLDKISSCIISEKVALGRSFAVTFSGQVGIGSLPIVFFGTEEQKEAYLPHVVTGDKIGAYALTEPTSGTDALAAKTSARLSECGRYYILNGEKQWITNSAFADFFIVFAKVDGQQFTAFIVDKDYEGVSVGPEEKKMGLKGSSTRSLILDDVKVPVSNVLGEIGKGHVIAFNILNIGRHKLAAAALGMAKRALELSVKYAKERKQFGRSLAEFGLIQTKIADMAIKTYVNESMIYRTAGALEQGWRTGNDCIAQTIADYAVECSINKVFSTEVLDFVVDEAVQIHGGYGYMAEYEVETLYRDARIYRIFEGTNEINRIVIASTLLRNRFSPPKEECIQGEQVVELTDKAKQLHDMKSLFWAMADAIQKRYAGHEVAQELLAYLADMAIQIYAMESALLRAEKAIAKNGVNMEEQKKNYVQVYIQETVQQLLGRSLNVALYLQDERLAKRVSQGIEAVMQEPLADVITLKRRIAEKVIQHETYVK; encoded by the coding sequence GTGGCAAGGATAAAAGAATATAAAGGTGGGCGTTTCATCCATGAACATGTCGCCGCTAAGGACGTGTTTACTCCGGAGGACTTTACTCCTGAACATCGTATGCTGGCGGATATGACGGAAAAGTTTATCATGAAGGAAGTCATGCCCGCCTTAGAAAACATTGAGGCACAACAGTTTGACGAAGCCGTCCGTTTATTGAAGAAAGCGGGTGAGCTCGGGTTATTGGGGGCCGATATCCCCGAGCGGTATGGCGGACAGCATTTGGATAAGATCAGTTCATGCATCATCAGTGAAAAGGTGGCCTTAGGCCGGTCATTTGCCGTGACGTTCAGCGGGCAAGTAGGAATCGGATCGTTGCCCATTGTCTTTTTTGGCACAGAGGAGCAAAAGGAAGCTTATTTGCCGCATGTTGTGACCGGTGACAAAATCGGCGCCTATGCGTTAACGGAACCAACTTCCGGCACAGATGCGCTGGCCGCGAAAACATCGGCGCGCCTATCTGAGTGTGGGCGGTATTACATTTTGAACGGTGAAAAACAGTGGATTACGAACTCGGCGTTTGCGGATTTCTTTATCGTTTTTGCCAAAGTAGACGGACAGCAGTTCACGGCGTTTATCGTTGATAAAGACTATGAAGGGGTATCCGTTGGACCGGAAGAGAAAAAGATGGGGTTAAAAGGTTCCTCAACTCGTTCTTTGATTCTTGACGACGTAAAAGTCCCGGTGTCCAATGTGTTAGGGGAAATCGGAAAAGGACATGTCATTGCGTTTAATATTTTAAACATCGGCCGCCATAAGCTTGCGGCCGCCGCTTTAGGAATGGCCAAGCGGGCGCTCGAATTATCGGTGAAATACGCCAAGGAACGAAAGCAGTTCGGCCGTTCGTTGGCCGAATTCGGTCTCATTCAAACGAAAATCGCCGATATGGCGATCAAGACATATGTGAACGAAAGCATGATTTACCGCACGGCGGGCGCCCTTGAACAAGGGTGGAGGACAGGAAACGACTGCATCGCTCAAACGATTGCTGATTACGCGGTGGAATGTTCGATTAACAAAGTATTCTCGACCGAAGTGCTTGATTTTGTTGTTGATGAAGCGGTGCAAATCCATGGCGGATACGGCTATATGGCCGAGTATGAGGTTGAAACGCTTTATCGTGATGCGCGAATTTATCGCATTTTTGAGGGAACGAATGAAATCAACCGAATTGTCATCGCTTCAACATTGTTGCGAAATCGCTTCTCTCCACCTAAAGAGGAATGCATTCAAGGGGAACAAGTTGTCGAGTTGACCGACAAAGCCAAGCAGCTTCATGATATGAAGTCGTTGTTTTGGGCGATGGCTGATGCGATCCAAAAACGGTATGCCGGGCACGAAGTGGCACAGGAGCTTCTAGCCTATTTAGCGGATATGGCCATACAAATTTACGCGATGGAAAGCGCTTTGTTAAGGGCAGAAAAAGCGATAGCGAAAAACGGTGTCAACATGGAAGAACAAAAGAAAAACTATGTGCAAGTATACATTCAAGAGACAGTTCAGCAACTGCTTGGCCGTTCGTTGAACGTTGCCCTGTATTTGCAAGACGAACGACTCGCAAAACGGGTTTCACAAGGTATAGAGGCAGTTATGCAGGAACCGCTGGCAGATGTGATTACGCTAAAGCGCCGCATTGCTGAAAAAGTGATTCAACACGAAACGTATGTGAAGTAG
- a CDS encoding DUF1259 domain-containing protein — protein sequence MDWESRKDLCREFASILGGTGSLMNGVCFVQKFRDIPFTIMGRRTNSPLVNPQLFSFESLDSQGNALNLGETVLLQEEVNPLLRELKKRGITVTAVHNHWLFERPRAMYMHFQSIEPPLEFARKVREALRVLQD from the coding sequence ATGGATTGGGAATCGAGAAAAGACTTATGCCGGGAGTTTGCGAGCATTCTTGGTGGGACAGGAAGCTTGATGAACGGAGTCTGTTTTGTGCAAAAGTTTCGGGATATTCCGTTCACCATTATGGGGAGGCGAACCAATTCCCCGCTCGTGAACCCACAACTGTTTTCCTTTGAAAGTTTAGACAGCCAAGGAAATGCCTTGAATTTAGGGGAAACGGTATTGCTTCAAGAAGAAGTCAACCCGCTGCTGCGGGAGTTGAAAAAACGGGGCATCACCGTCACCGCTGTCCACAACCACTGGTTATTTGAACGGCCGCGGGCAATGTATATGCACTTTCAGTCGATTGAGCCCCCGCTTGAATTTGCCCGCAAAGTGCGGGAAGCGTTGCGGGTGTTGCAAGACTAG
- a CDS encoding branched-chain amino acid ABC transporter permease encodes MKKQIFIGMAAVILFIAVPFVFSLFYLNLLAEILILAIFALSLNVLVGYTGLVSLGHAAFFGIGAYASALLAKEWSPQFLLIILASVLIAAAAAAVIGLFCVKTSGFYFLMLTLAFSQMIYSFVHQSTTITGGSNGLSGLPSPLLGSVDLSNPVFLYYAILLVFVIVYIVLSLIVQSPFGHVLIGIRENEMRMKAMGYNTALYKYIAFMIAGAIGGVSGALYANFNGFVSPNDVYWTMSGSVLIMVLIGGAGTMIGPVLGAAFIVVLETIVSSYTTVWTMIIGIIFILFVVFMPKGLVGFAHMVQTLTAHRLPVSQKGAKTLVNNEANQ; translated from the coding sequence TTGAAGAAACAAATTTTTATCGGTATGGCCGCTGTCATCTTGTTTATTGCCGTCCCCTTTGTCTTTTCATTGTTTTATCTTAATCTGCTTGCCGAAATTTTGATTTTAGCGATTTTTGCCCTTAGTTTGAACGTGCTTGTCGGCTATACGGGCCTCGTTTCATTAGGGCATGCCGCCTTTTTCGGGATTGGGGCGTATGCGTCGGCCCTTCTGGCGAAAGAGTGGTCACCGCAGTTTCTGTTGATCATTTTGGCTTCGGTTTTGATTGCGGCAGCGGCAGCGGCGGTCATCGGCCTTTTTTGCGTCAAAACGAGCGGGTTTTATTTTCTTATGTTGACATTAGCCTTTTCACAAATGATTTATTCGTTTGTCCATCAATCGACTACCATAACAGGCGGGTCGAACGGGCTGTCCGGGTTGCCGAGCCCGTTGTTGGGATCAGTGGATCTGTCCAATCCCGTTTTCCTTTATTATGCGATTTTGCTTGTCTTTGTCATCGTCTACATCGTTTTAAGTTTGATTGTCCAATCTCCATTTGGTCATGTATTGATTGGAATTCGCGAAAATGAAATGCGGATGAAGGCGATGGGGTATAACACCGCCTTGTATAAATACATTGCGTTTATGATAGCCGGGGCTATCGGAGGGGTTTCGGGCGCTTTATACGCCAACTTTAACGGTTTTGTTTCGCCAAACGATGTGTACTGGACGATGTCAGGATCGGTGCTCATTATGGTGTTGATCGGTGGGGCCGGGACGATGATCGGTCCGGTGTTGGGGGCGGCGTTTATCGTTGTGTTGGAAACGATCGTCAGCTCTTATACAACGGTATGGACGATGATCATCGGGATCATTTTCATCCTCTTTGTTGTGTTTATGCCGAAAGGGCTTGTCGGCTTTGCCCATATGGTTCAAACACTAACAGCTCATAGGCTCCCGGTTTCACAAAAAGGAGCGAAAACATTGGTGAACAATGAAGCCAATCAATAA
- a CDS encoding branched-chain amino acid ABC transporter permease, with translation MDIIAAQLVNGVSYGMLLFVITCGLSLVFGILGVLNLAHGSLYMIGAYVAYTMTTQLFENFWLALMIAPLVVAVLSLIIELILLRPTYHLGHLSQVLLTFGLAYVIHDVTSIIWGSDVLSIPLPSFLSETLHFFDQEFPAYRVFVIAAGVVLASCLWFVQEKTRWGAIIRAGLSDKEMISALGVNIKLVFTAVFLVGGYLAGLGGVIASPILGLYPSMEFQTLILALVVLVVGGLGSIAGTFVASLVVGIVETFGRFLVPELSLFLVFGLMAVILIFKPNGLLGKQVIKH, from the coding sequence ATGGACATTATTGCCGCTCAACTCGTCAACGGCGTGTCGTACGGCATGTTGTTGTTTGTGATCACTTGCGGCTTATCGTTAGTATTTGGAATACTGGGGGTATTGAACCTCGCCCACGGTTCGTTATATATGATCGGAGCGTATGTTGCCTATACGATGACGACGCAACTATTTGAAAACTTTTGGCTCGCCCTAATGATCGCACCACTCGTTGTAGCCGTTTTGTCCCTCATCATCGAACTCATCTTGCTGAGGCCAACCTACCATTTAGGGCATTTGTCCCAAGTGCTGTTAACATTCGGATTAGCCTATGTCATTCACGATGTTACGTCCATCATATGGGGATCGGATGTGTTATCGATCCCCCTCCCTTCTTTTTTGTCGGAGACATTGCATTTCTTTGACCAAGAGTTTCCGGCCTATCGGGTGTTTGTGATTGCTGCGGGGGTCGTGTTGGCGTCCTGTTTATGGTTTGTCCAAGAAAAAACGCGCTGGGGGGCTATTATTCGCGCCGGGCTGAGTGACAAAGAAATGATTAGTGCGTTAGGAGTCAATATCAAGCTCGTCTTTACCGCTGTCTTTCTTGTCGGCGGTTATCTAGCAGGGCTCGGCGGGGTGATCGCTTCACCGATTCTTGGCTTATACCCAAGCATGGAGTTTCAAACATTAATTTTAGCTTTAGTCGTTCTTGTTGTCGGTGGTCTTGGATCGATTGCCGGGACGTTTGTCGCTAGTCTCGTTGTTGGGATTGTGGAGACGTTTGGCCGCTTTCTTGTGCCGGAGCTTAGTTTGTTCCTTGTATTTGGGCTTATGGCTGTCATTTTGATTTTCAAGCCGAATGGATTACTTGGAAAGCAGGTGATCAAGCATTGA